From a region of the Janthinobacterium sp. 61 genome:
- the lptC gene encoding LPS export ABC transporter periplasmic protein LptC has protein sequence MRKPGGAHRWRMIFTVLGAVVFALGSFWLLEVMNKNGLDITASKHQDEPDYFITNFSLVRMDLTGKPSYIVSGTKLTHYPLDDSSDIDQPFVRKLSPGMPPMNMNAELAHIDQDNTRLQLHRNVVIDRVASPKSQNLTVKTEALTVFPDEERMETNVPVDILTGASRINGVGMKANNATGVVEVQNALRMVLPPKPRPAAAAK, from the coding sequence ATGCGTAAGCCAGGAGGCGCCCATCGCTGGCGCATGATTTTTACCGTGCTGGGGGCAGTCGTCTTTGCGCTGGGCAGCTTTTGGCTGCTGGAAGTGATGAACAAGAATGGCCTGGACATCACGGCCAGCAAGCATCAGGATGAGCCAGACTATTTCATCACCAATTTCAGCCTGGTGCGCATGGACTTGACGGGTAAGCCCAGCTATATCGTGTCGGGCACCAAGCTCACCCATTATCCGCTGGACGATTCATCCGATATCGACCAGCCTTTCGTGCGCAAACTGTCGCCAGGCATGCCGCCGATGAACATGAATGCGGAACTGGCGCATATCGACCAGGACAATACCCGGCTGCAACTGCACCGCAATGTCGTGATCGACCGCGTGGCCAGTCCGAAGTCACAGAACCTGACGGTCAAGACGGAAGCGCTGACGGTGTTCCCGGATGAGGAAAGAATGGAGACGAACGTGCCTGTCGATATCTTGACGGGCGCCTCGCGCATCAATGGCGTGGGCATGAAGGCCAATAACGCCACCGGCGTGGTGGAAGTGCAGAATGCGCTGCGCATGGTCCTCCCGCCGAAACCGCGCCCGGCCGCGGCGGCAAAATGA
- the lptB gene encoding LPS export ABC transporter ATP-binding protein, whose translation MDNTRCGSTLIVRGLQKTYGKRQVVHDVSLQVECGEVVGLLGPNGAGKTTSFYMIVGLVPSDGGSIDISGVDISRLPIHRRAQMGLSYLPQEASVFRKLTVEDNIRAVLEIQTVEGRPLKKAEIEERLDKLLADLQIEKLRENQALSLSGGERRRVEIARALATDPRFVLLDEPFAGVDPIAVIEIQRIVRFLKERNIGVLITDHNVRETLGICDRAYIINQGSVLASGRPDDIIANESVRRVYLGEHFRM comes from the coding sequence ATGGACAATACTCGTTGCGGCAGCACCCTGATCGTTCGCGGGCTGCAAAAAACCTATGGCAAGCGGCAAGTCGTGCATGATGTCTCGCTGCAAGTCGAATGCGGAGAAGTGGTCGGGCTATTGGGGCCGAACGGCGCCGGCAAGACCACCTCGTTCTATATGATCGTCGGCCTGGTGCCGTCGGACGGCGGCAGTATCGATATCAGCGGCGTGGATATTTCCCGCCTGCCGATCCACCGCCGCGCGCAGATGGGCCTGTCGTATCTGCCGCAGGAAGCGTCCGTGTTCCGCAAGCTGACGGTGGAAGACAATATCCGTGCCGTGCTGGAAATCCAGACCGTCGAAGGCCGTCCCTTGAAGAAGGCCGAGATCGAGGAGCGCCTGGATAAATTGCTGGCCGACTTGCAGATTGAAAAATTGCGCGAGAATCAGGCGCTGTCGCTGTCTGGCGGCGAGCGCCGCCGCGTGGAAATCGCCCGCGCGCTGGCCACCGACCCCCGTTTCGTCCTGCTCGACGAGCCGTTCGCCGGTGTCGACCCCATCGCCGTGATCGAGATCCAGCGTATCGTGCGCTTCTTGAAGGAGCGCAATATCGGCGTCCTGATCACCGATCATAATGTGCGCGAGACGCTGGGTATCTGCGACCGTGCCTACATCATCAACCAGGGCTCGGTGCTGGCGTCGGGACGCCCCGACGACATCATCGCGAACGAGTCGGTACGCCGGGTCTATCTGGGCGAACACTTCCGTATGTGA
- a CDS encoding enoyl-CoA hydratase/isomerase family protein, with product MSDFVQTSIRNRTGHIVLDRPKALNSLSLEMVRALSTVLLAWRDDPQVDAVVIRSSSEKALCAGGDIRFFYDAGLATPQGGSALLEDFFTEEYALNHVIHFYPKPYIAVMDGVVMGGGMGVAQAGPGNRLRIVTGRTRMAMPEVNIGLFPDVGGSYFLSRLAGQLGLYLGLTGLTINAADALYTGLADVYLPEAQMGALLALFESTPGQGLPVAIKALAAPFQAQAGVSALTMARAALDRHFGAGSVAAIMASLAQDDSAFASKALAAMRQRSPLMMSVTLELLQRGAQLGVADCLRMERTVVRHNFEHGEVLEGVRALVVDKDNAPRWNPASLDEVDAAMVARFFAPVWPAQAHPLRHLD from the coding sequence ATGAGCGACTTCGTCCAGACCTCCATCCGCAACCGCACGGGCCACATCGTGCTCGACCGCCCCAAAGCCCTGAATTCCCTCTCACTGGAGATGGTGCGCGCCCTGAGTACCGTTTTGCTGGCCTGGCGCGACGATCCGCAGGTGGACGCCGTGGTGATCCGTTCCAGCAGTGAGAAAGCCCTGTGCGCCGGTGGCGACATCCGTTTCTTTTACGATGCGGGCCTGGCCACACCGCAGGGCGGCAGTGCGTTGCTGGAAGATTTCTTTACGGAAGAATATGCTTTAAATCATGTAATCCACTTCTATCCGAAACCGTATATCGCCGTGATGGATGGCGTGGTGATGGGCGGCGGCATGGGCGTGGCGCAGGCCGGGCCTGGCAACCGCCTGCGCATCGTGACGGGCCGCACGCGCATGGCCATGCCGGAAGTCAATATCGGCCTGTTTCCCGACGTGGGCGGCAGTTATTTCCTGTCTCGCCTGGCCGGTCAGCTGGGCTTGTACCTGGGCTTGACGGGCTTGACGATCAACGCGGCCGATGCCTTGTACACGGGCCTGGCCGATGTGTACCTGCCCGAGGCGCAGATGGGGGCGCTGCTGGCCCTGTTCGAATCGACGCCAGGCCAGGGCTTGCCGGTCGCCATCAAGGCCCTGGCAGCGCCGTTCCAGGCCCAGGCGGGCGTTTCTGCGCTGACCATGGCGCGCGCGGCGCTGGACCGCCATTTCGGCGCTGGCTCCGTCGCTGCCATCATGGCTTCGCTGGCGCAGGATGACAGCGCGTTTGCCAGCAAGGCGCTGGCGGCCATGCGCCAGCGTTCGCCGCTGATGATGTCGGTGACCCTGGAATTGTTGCAGCGGGGCGCCCAACTGGGCGTAGCCGATTGCCTGCGCATGGAGCGCACCGTGGTGCGCCACAATTTCGAGCATGGCGAAGTGCTGGAAGGCGTGCGCGCGCTGGTGGTCGACAAGGACAATGCTCCGCGTTGGAACCCTGCCAGCCTGGACGAGGTTGATGCGGCCATGGTGGCGCGCTTCTTTGCCCCCGTCTGGCCGGCGCAAGCGCATCCGCTGCGCCATCTGGATTAA
- the rapZ gene encoding RNase adapter RapZ codes for MHIVLITGISGSGKSVALNVLEDTGYYCVDNLPPALLPSLVQTLLDEGTPQLAVAVDARSAESLTSLPHNVALLRDQGHDVKVMFLTATTHSLVARFSETRRSHPLSHELRPNQNPASRRTLIECISEERERLSAIEQLGHVIDTSELSANKLRAWVKDIVASERAPLILFFESFAFKLGVPLDADFVFDVRALPNPYYDLALRPLDGRDAPVIAFLDAQPSALELLADIRAFIEKWLPSFKSDNRSYLTVALGCTGGQHRSVYMAERLAQYFGPNERVVLRHRERS; via the coding sequence ATGCATATCGTCCTTATCACCGGAATATCCGGCTCCGGTAAATCCGTCGCGCTCAATGTGCTGGAAGATACCGGTTACTATTGTGTTGACAACCTGCCACCGGCGCTCCTGCCCAGCCTGGTGCAAACGCTGCTCGACGAAGGTACACCGCAACTGGCCGTCGCCGTCGATGCGCGCAGTGCCGAGTCGCTGACCAGCCTGCCGCACAATGTGGCGCTGCTGCGCGACCAGGGGCACGATGTCAAGGTAATGTTCCTCACGGCCACCACGCATTCGCTGGTGGCGCGCTTCTCGGAAACGCGGCGCAGCCATCCCCTGTCGCATGAATTGCGCCCGAACCAGAATCCGGCCAGCCGCCGTACCCTGATCGAGTGCATCTCGGAAGAACGGGAACGCCTGTCGGCCATCGAACAGCTGGGTCATGTAATCGATACCTCGGAACTGAGCGCCAACAAGCTGCGCGCCTGGGTCAAGGATATTGTCGCCTCCGAACGCGCGCCCCTGATCCTGTTCTTTGAATCCTTCGCCTTTAAACTGGGCGTGCCGCTGGACGCCGATTTCGTCTTCGACGTGCGGGCCTTGCCCAATCCCTATTACGACTTGGCGCTGCGCCCGCTCGACGGACGCGACGCACCCGTGATCGCCTTCCTCGACGCGCAGCCCAGCGCGCTGGAACTGCTGGCCGACATCCGCGCCTTCATCGAGAAATGGTTGCCATCATTCAAGTCCGACAACCGCAGCTACCTGACGGTGGCGCTGGGCTGCACGGGCGGCCAGCACCGCTCGGTGTACATGGCAGAACGGCTGGCGCAGTATTTCGGCCCCAATGAACGGGTCGTGCTACGCCACCGCGAACGTAGCTAG
- the hpf gene encoding ribosome hibernation-promoting factor, HPF/YfiA family — translation MNLTISGHHLEVTPAIREYVQTKLERVKRHFDQVIDIAVILTVDNLKEKEKRQKAEVNLRLSGKTVYVESLAHDLYAAIDILIDKLDRQVMKYKTKVQGHGKEAIKHLPDNSEEEFAAA, via the coding sequence ATGAATCTCACCATCAGCGGACATCATCTCGAAGTCACACCAGCCATCCGTGAATACGTACAAACGAAGCTGGAACGCGTGAAACGGCATTTCGATCAAGTCATCGATATCGCCGTGATTCTGACCGTGGATAACCTCAAAGAGAAAGAAAAACGTCAAAAGGCCGAAGTCAATTTGCGTCTGAGTGGCAAAACTGTCTATGTGGAAAGTCTGGCGCACGACCTGTATGCCGCCATCGATATCCTGATCGACAAGCTGGACAGGCAAGTGATGAAGTACAAAACCAAAGTGCAAGGGCACGGTAAAGAGGCGATCAAGCATCTGCCAGACAACTCGGAAGAAGAATTCGCCGCCGCCTAA
- a CDS encoding YqaA family protein produces the protein MIESAIAWLLQLIAAPEVGLTSVFLISFISATLLPLGSEPAVFAVIKANPALFWAAIGVATLGNTLGGIVDYWLGYRAKQAFAKERDTRWFRWLARYGAKTMLLAWLPVVGDPLCTLAGWLKLPFWPSVAYMAIGKCARYLTMTALLLYVPDGVWHWIGQMLA, from the coding sequence ATGATCGAATCCGCAATCGCCTGGCTGCTGCAGCTGATCGCAGCACCGGAAGTCGGGCTGACATCGGTCTTTCTGATCAGCTTTATTTCCGCCACCTTGTTGCCGCTCGGCTCGGAGCCGGCCGTCTTTGCCGTCATCAAGGCCAATCCCGCGCTGTTCTGGGCCGCCATCGGCGTCGCCACCCTGGGCAATACCCTGGGCGGTATCGTCGATTACTGGCTCGGGTACCGGGCCAAGCAGGCGTTTGCCAAGGAGCGCGACACGCGCTGGTTCCGCTGGCTGGCCCGCTATGGCGCCAAGACCATGCTGCTGGCCTGGCTGCCCGTCGTGGGCGACCCCCTGTGCACGCTGGCGGGTTGGCTCAAGCTGCCGTTCTGGCCCAGCGTGGCCTACATGGCCATCGGCAAGTGCGCGCGCTACCTGACCATGACGGCTTTGTTGCTGTACGTGCCCGATGGCGTATGGCACTGGATCGGGCAAATGCTGGCGTGA
- the lptA gene encoding lipopolysaccharide transport periplasmic protein LptA → MKNILLLTLFSTICSLGIVGTAHAEKADSEKEAIITARSGHVDDVKQVRTLTGDVVLVKGTLTMKAGRALITEDPQGYQFITFWADPGKLATFRQKRDGAGDLWVEGEAERVEYNNKTEVVKLFSKAKLTRLEGTKPTDVANGAFISYDSRKEEFAMENSDSGTSTPDGGSVRMVIQPKPKAPAAEKAPATPASGNK, encoded by the coding sequence ATGAAGAACATCTTGCTATTGACTCTATTCTCGACCATTTGCTCGCTGGGCATCGTGGGCACGGCACATGCCGAGAAAGCCGATTCCGAGAAGGAAGCCATCATCACGGCTCGTAGCGGCCACGTCGATGACGTCAAGCAGGTGCGTACCCTGACGGGCGATGTGGTGCTGGTGAAAGGGACTCTGACCATGAAGGCGGGCCGGGCCCTGATCACGGAAGACCCGCAAGGCTACCAGTTCATCACTTTCTGGGCCGATCCTGGCAAGCTGGCCACCTTCCGCCAGAAGCGCGATGGCGCAGGCGACCTGTGGGTGGAGGGCGAGGCGGAGCGCGTGGAATACAACAACAAGACGGAAGTCGTGAAACTGTTTTCCAAGGCCAAGTTGACGCGCCTGGAAGGCACGAAGCCGACCGACGTGGCCAACGGCGCCTTCATCTCGTATGACAGCCGCAAGGAGGAATTTGCGATGGAAAATTCCGATAGCGGCACCAGCACCCCCGATGGCGGCAGCGTGCGCATGGTGATCCAGCCGAAGCCCAAGGCACCGGCGGCGGAGAAAGCGCCGGCCACGCCTGCGTCAGGAAATAAATAA
- a CDS encoding RNA polymerase factor sigma-54, with translation MKQSLQLRTSQHLALTPQLQQSIRLLQLSTLELHQELEQLLTDNPLLERLDDPLDRSLRLLSDGALSSTAAPAEAPPQPPGQEAPAAPAEAETFDGEAGDSPAAAEGGDSDWSEASRGKAPDDEDSRPQLEAHHCTLREHLMEQMRVTVLELRDRALVELIIDALDDNGYLEESLDDILARLPEELEIDADEMRTALSLLQSFDPPGVGARNASECLALQIKRLPHIAMVTRRMALVIVEKHLAWFAQRDFNKLKKALDCDDEDLREAQTVIRQCNPHPGAVFASDVSDYVVPDVVVKRARNGWQVTLNNDVMPRLRVNAMYANLLKQGKGEGAMGAQLQEAKWLIKNMRQRFDTILRVAQAIVERQKNFFSHGAVAMRPLVLREIADTLGLHESTISRVTTQKYMLTPHGMFELKYFFGSHVATEAGGEASSTAIRALIVQLTGAEDPKNPLSDSKIADMLGEQGMVIARRTVAKYREALKIPPVSLRKCL, from the coding sequence ATGAAACAATCATTGCAGCTGCGCACTTCGCAGCACCTGGCACTGACGCCGCAGTTGCAGCAATCGATACGCCTGTTGCAATTGTCTACACTGGAATTGCACCAGGAGCTGGAGCAGTTGCTGACGGACAATCCCTTGCTCGAACGCCTCGACGATCCGCTCGACCGTTCGCTGCGCCTGCTGTCCGACGGCGCCTTGAGTTCCACGGCCGCGCCGGCCGAAGCACCGCCCCAGCCGCCAGGCCAGGAGGCACCCGCCGCGCCGGCCGAAGCGGAAACCTTTGATGGCGAGGCTGGCGACAGCCCTGCCGCAGCGGAGGGCGGCGACAGCGACTGGAGCGAGGCGAGCAGGGGCAAGGCGCCCGACGACGAAGATTCCCGTCCGCAACTTGAAGCCCACCACTGCACCTTGCGCGAACACCTGATGGAGCAGATGCGCGTGACGGTGCTCGAGTTGCGCGACCGCGCGCTCGTCGAGCTGATCATCGACGCGCTCGACGACAATGGCTACCTGGAAGAGTCGCTCGACGACATCCTGGCGCGTTTGCCGGAAGAGCTGGAAATCGACGCTGACGAGATGCGTACGGCCTTGTCCCTGTTGCAAAGTTTCGATCCGCCCGGCGTGGGCGCGCGCAACGCGTCCGAATGCCTGGCGCTGCAAATCAAGCGCTTGCCGCACATCGCCATGGTGACGCGGCGCATGGCCCTCGTCATTGTGGAAAAACACCTGGCCTGGTTTGCCCAGCGCGATTTTAACAAGCTGAAAAAAGCCCTCGATTGCGATGATGAAGACTTGCGCGAAGCGCAGACGGTGATTCGCCAGTGCAACCCGCATCCGGGTGCCGTGTTCGCCTCGGACGTGTCCGATTACGTGGTGCCCGACGTCGTCGTCAAGCGCGCGCGCAATGGCTGGCAAGTCACACTGAACAACGACGTCATGCCTCGCCTGCGCGTCAACGCCATGTACGCCAACTTGCTCAAGCAGGGCAAGGGCGAGGGTGCCATGGGCGCACAGTTGCAGGAAGCCAAGTGGCTGATCAAGAATATGCGCCAGCGCTTCGACACCATCCTGCGTGTAGCGCAAGCGATAGTAGAAAGACAAAAGAACTTTTTCTCGCATGGGGCCGTTGCCATGCGCCCCCTTGTGCTCCGTGAAATAGCTGATACACTGGGTTTACACGAGAGTACTATCTCGCGCGTAACAACTCAAAAGTACATGCTGACCCCGCACGGCATGTTCGAGTTGAAATATTTCTTTGGTAGCCACGTCGCCACCGAAGCGGGGGGCGAAGCGTCATCGACGGCGATACGGGCATTGATCGTGCAACTGACAGGAGCAGAAGACCCTAAAAATCCTTTATCCGACAGTAAGATTGCGGACATGCTGGGGGAACAAGGCATGGTGATTGCGCGACGTACTGTTGCCAAATACCGGGAAGCGTTGAAAATTCCGCCAGTGAGCCTGCGTAAGTGTTTGTAA
- a CDS encoding PTS sugar transporter subunit IIA, which produces MTNLSKILSLENVLLDLEVSSKKRAFEQAGLIFENNYGIARSTVSDNLFARERLGSTGLGHGVAVPHGRVKGSKTLKAPLGAFVRLAEPIPFESPDGKPVNLLFFLLIPDHVTQQHLEILSEIAEMFSDDAFRTALATDPEPKSVHSRIVNWQPSLQAAG; this is translated from the coding sequence ATGACTAATCTTAGCAAAATATTATCTCTCGAAAACGTCCTGCTGGACCTGGAAGTCTCCAGTAAAAAGCGCGCTTTCGAGCAAGCCGGCCTGATCTTCGAAAACAATTACGGCATCGCCCGCTCTACCGTTTCGGACAATCTGTTTGCCCGCGAACGCCTGGGCTCGACTGGCCTGGGCCATGGCGTGGCTGTGCCACATGGCAGGGTCAAGGGCAGCAAGACCCTGAAAGCGCCGCTGGGCGCCTTCGTGCGCCTGGCCGAGCCGATTCCCTTCGAGTCGCCCGATGGCAAGCCCGTCAATCTGCTGTTTTTCCTGCTGATTCCGGATCATGTCACCCAGCAACATCTGGAAATCCTGTCGGAAATCGCCGAAATGTTTTCCGACGACGCGTTCCGCACGGCGCTGGCCACGGATCCGGAACCGAAATCCGTGCATTCGCGCATCGTCAATTGGCAACCCAGTTTGCAAGCGGCAGGTTAA
- the hprK gene encoding HPr(Ser) kinase/phosphatase: MLQTPLTIQRLYDDNRESLQLGWFAGFPGGERLISGDVSSAADQVGHLNLIHPGRIQVFGHQEINYYQRLKVNTRTHVIGELIAGGPPALIIAQGLETPPDILAICDEQNIPLFSTPLPAAQVIDFLRVYLSKKLAQRIIMHGVFMDVLGVGVLITGDSGLGKSELGLELISRSHGLVADDAVEFSRIAPNMIEGRCPPLLQNLLEVRGLGLLDIKAIFGETAVRRKMRLKLIVHLVRRNALEEEVERLPFLFPTEDVLGLPVRKVVIPVAAGRNIAVLLEAAVRNTILQLRGIDTLQEFMERQRLAMSGD; encoded by the coding sequence ATGTTGCAAACGCCGCTGACGATACAACGCCTGTACGACGATAATCGTGAAAGTCTGCAACTGGGCTGGTTCGCCGGCTTCCCCGGCGGCGAACGCCTGATCTCGGGCGACGTCTCGTCGGCCGCCGACCAGGTGGGCCACTTGAACCTGATCCATCCGGGCCGCATCCAGGTCTTTGGTCACCAGGAAATCAATTACTATCAGCGCCTGAAGGTCAATACGCGCACCCATGTGATCGGTGAACTGATCGCCGGCGGCCCGCCCGCGCTCATCATCGCACAAGGGCTGGAAACGCCGCCCGACATCCTCGCCATCTGCGACGAGCAAAACATTCCCCTGTTCTCCACCCCGCTGCCGGCAGCGCAAGTGATCGACTTCCTGCGCGTCTACCTGTCGAAAAAGCTGGCGCAGCGCATCATCATGCACGGCGTGTTCATGGACGTGCTGGGCGTCGGCGTGCTGATCACGGGCGATTCGGGCCTGGGCAAGAGCGAACTGGGGCTGGAACTGATTTCGCGCAGCCACGGCCTGGTGGCCGACGACGCCGTGGAATTTTCGCGCATCGCGCCCAACATGATCGAAGGCCGCTGTCCGCCTCTGCTGCAAAATCTGCTGGAAGTGCGGGGCCTGGGCTTGCTTGACATCAAGGCCATCTTTGGCGAAACAGCCGTGCGCCGCAAGATGCGCTTGAAACTGATCGTGCACCTGGTGCGCCGCAACGCGCTGGAAGAAGAAGTCGAGCGCCTGCCCTTCCTGTTCCCCACGGAAGACGTGCTCGGCTTACCCGTGCGCAAGGTCGTCATCCCCGTCGCTGCCGGCCGCAACATCGCCGTACTGCTGGAAGCGGCCGTGCGCAATACCATCTTGCAGCTGCGCGGCATCGATACCTTGCAAGAGTTCATGGAACGGCAACGTTTGGCAATGAGCGGGGATTAA
- the queF gene encoding NADPH-dependent 7-cyano-7-deazaguanine reductase QueF (Catalyzes the NADPH-dependent reduction of 7-cyano-7-deazaguanine (preQ0) to 7-aminomethyl-7-deazaguanine (preQ1) in queuosine biosynthesis), producing the protein MTTTNDLAELSPLGKSSAYRTDYAPELLFPIPRQGKRDELELHGTLPFFGLDIWNAYELSWLNQRGKPQVAIAKISAPADSPNIIESKSFKLYLNSYNQTKLDSPEALLTLLKQDLSNGFGAPVQVELTLQEDFGKLKMGEFDGVLLDRLDLEITQYSPSPQLLKAALDAAPVEEKLVSHLLKSNCLVTGQPDWGSVQIEYAGPQIDQESLLRYLIGFREHNEFHEQCVERIFVDILRQCKPQKLSVYARYTRRGGLDINPWRSNYSTGAMPGNLRNARQ; encoded by the coding sequence ATGACCACCACCAACGACCTCGCCGAACTGTCGCCCCTGGGCAAAAGCTCGGCCTACCGCACCGATTACGCGCCAGAACTGCTGTTCCCGATTCCCCGCCAGGGCAAGCGCGATGAACTGGAACTGCACGGCACACTGCCATTCTTTGGCCTCGACATCTGGAATGCCTACGAACTGTCGTGGCTGAACCAGCGCGGCAAGCCGCAGGTGGCCATTGCCAAGATCAGCGCGCCGGCTGATTCGCCGAACATCATCGAATCGAAATCGTTCAAGCTCTACCTGAACTCCTACAACCAGACCAAACTGGATAGCCCGGAAGCCCTGTTGACCTTGCTCAAGCAAGACTTGTCGAATGGTTTTGGCGCGCCTGTGCAAGTGGAACTGACCTTGCAGGAAGATTTCGGCAAGCTGAAAATGGGTGAATTCGATGGCGTGCTGCTGGACCGCCTGGACCTGGAAATCACGCAGTACTCGCCTTCGCCGCAACTCTTGAAGGCAGCGCTGGACGCAGCACCGGTGGAAGAAAAACTCGTCTCGCACCTGTTGAAATCGAATTGCCTGGTGACGGGCCAGCCCGACTGGGGCAGCGTGCAGATCGAGTATGCAGGGCCACAGATCGACCAGGAAAGTCTGCTGCGCTATCTGATTGGCTTCCGCGAACACAATGAATTTCACGAGCAATGCGTGGAACGCATCTTTGTCGATATCTTGCGCCAGTGCAAGCCGCAAAAACTGTCCGTGTATGCGCGCTATACGCGCCGCGGGGGCCTCGATATCAATCCGTGGCGCAGCAACTACAGCACGGGCGCGATGCCGGGCAATCTGCGCAATGCGCGCCAGTAA
- the ilvA gene encoding threonine ammonia-lyase, biosynthetic encodes MNIDYLKKILTARVYDVATETPLELAPALSQRLNNQIYFKREDMQSVFSFKIRGAYNKMAQLSDAERKRGVICASAGNHAQGVALSAARMGCRAVIVMPTTTPPVKIDAVKARGGVHVEIVLHGESYTDAYNHALTLEKEQKLTFVHPFDDPDVIAGQGTIGMEILRQHSGPIHAIFVAIGGGGLIAGVAAYVKQIRPDIKIIGVQTVDSDAMARSLKAGARVTLPDVGLFSDGTAVRLVGEETFRLAQQYVDDIIIVDTDAICAAIKDVFTDTRSILEPAGALAIAGAKAYVERASLSKHPIVNQTLVTIACGANMNFDRLRFVAERAELGEFREAVFAVTMREQRGSFKRFCSLIGARNVTEFNYRISDEKAAHVFVGIQIADRHESGAMAKKFEEHEFKTLDLTHDELAKSHIRHLVGGKSRLAQDELLYRFEFPERPGALMRFLDSMAPNWNISLCHYRSQGGDVGRILVGLQVPPDEMGEFARFLDTLGYRYWDESSNPVYKLFLG; translated from the coding sequence ATGAACATCGACTACCTCAAGAAAATCCTGACCGCCCGCGTCTACGACGTCGCCACCGAAACGCCGCTGGAACTGGCCCCTGCCCTGTCGCAGCGCCTGAACAACCAGATTTACTTCAAGCGCGAAGACATGCAAAGCGTGTTCAGCTTCAAGATTCGCGGCGCCTACAACAAGATGGCCCAGCTCAGCGATGCGGAACGCAAGCGCGGCGTCATTTGCGCCTCGGCCGGCAACCATGCCCAGGGCGTAGCACTGTCGGCCGCGCGCATGGGTTGCCGCGCCGTCATCGTCATGCCCACCACCACGCCCCCCGTCAAGATCGACGCCGTTAAGGCACGCGGCGGCGTGCATGTGGAAATCGTGCTGCACGGCGAGTCCTACACGGATGCCTACAACCACGCGCTGACCCTGGAAAAAGAACAGAAGCTGACCTTTGTGCATCCGTTCGACGATCCGGACGTGATCGCCGGCCAGGGCACGATAGGCATGGAAATCCTGCGCCAGCATTCCGGTCCCATCCACGCCATCTTCGTGGCCATCGGCGGCGGCGGACTGATCGCCGGCGTAGCTGCCTACGTGAAACAGATTCGCCCCGACATCAAGATCATCGGCGTGCAAACGGTCGATTCGGACGCCATGGCGCGCTCGCTCAAAGCGGGCGCGCGCGTCACCCTGCCCGACGTGGGCCTGTTTTCGGACGGCACGGCCGTGCGCCTGGTGGGCGAGGAAACATTCCGCCTGGCGCAGCAATATGTCGATGACATCATCATCGTCGACACGGACGCCATCTGCGCCGCCATCAAGGATGTGTTTACGGATACGCGCTCCATTTTGGAACCGGCCGGCGCACTGGCCATCGCGGGCGCCAAGGCCTATGTGGAGCGGGCCAGCCTGAGCAAGCACCCTATCGTCAACCAGACACTGGTCACCATTGCCTGCGGCGCCAACATGAATTTCGACCGCCTGCGCTTCGTCGCCGAGCGTGCCGAGCTGGGCGAGTTCCGCGAAGCCGTGTTTGCCGTCACCATGCGCGAACAGCGGGGCAGCTTCAAGCGCTTCTGCTCGCTCATCGGCGCGCGCAATGTGACGGAATTTAATTACCGCATCAGCGATGAAAAAGCCGCGCACGTGTTCGTCGGCATCCAGATCGCCGACCGGCATGAATCCGGGGCGATGGCGAAGAAATTCGAAGAGCATGAATTCAAGACGCTGGACTTGACGCACGACGAGCTGGCCAAGTCGCACATCCGCCACCTGGTGGGCGGCAAGAGCCGCCTGGCGCAGGACGAGCTGCTGTACCGCTTTGAATTTCCCGAACGTCCGGGCGCGCTGATGCGCTTCCTCGACAGCATGGCGCCGAACTGGAATATTTCCCTGTGTCATTACCGCAGCCAAGGCGGCGACGTGGGCCGCATCCTGGTGGGCCTGCAAGTGCCGCCCGATGAAATGGGAGAATTCGCCCGCTTCCTCGATACCTTGGGCTATCGTTACTGGGATGAAAGCAGCAATCCTGTGTACAAGCTGTTTTTAGGGTAA